Within the Mustela lutreola isolate mMusLut2 chromosome 2, mMusLut2.pri, whole genome shotgun sequence genome, the region TCGCCCCCAGCTCCTCGCCACCACACGCACAGGGGCCAGCGGGGAGACTGGTGACAGTGGATGCCGCGGGTCCCCACGCAGCCGCTGCAGGCCCCTGCTTGTTGGTCAGCTCATCTGAACTTGTACAGCTGCATCCAGAAGTTTCGATGCTAGTGCCCTAGCCCCGTCTCATGGGGACTCATTGAAGCTCATGGGTCAGGGAGCAGAGGTTTTCGGTGAGACTTGATTTGCTGTGAAAAGTATGTTCTGTTGCTTGTTGTTAGTGGGCTGTTCCGTGGAATGAGGTGTGGAGCTCCAGAAAAAACATTCAGGGAGCGAGGCTGAGCTCGTACTCTAGCTGACCCTCAGCGTGCACACGCCTCTTGGCCTCATGGCCTGCCGGGCAGGAACCACGTGGAACGGGGCCTAGCGGGCATGGCAGGGCCGCCGCTGCCCTTGCCCTCCTGTCCGCGGGCCTGCAAAGCTGGAGACCCATAGTAGGAGGCACGGCCCCGAGCCCGCATTTGTGCCGCGCCCCGGGGCGGGTCTGCGTTCTCCGGGGTGGGCGCTGTGGTCTGTGTCCTGCAGCTCCGTGGCCCGGGGCCCCTGCAGCTGCTGCTGTCCCGCAGGGTGCGTGAGCGCAGCGAGTGGGAGCAGCGCATGCAGGCGCAGTGGGAACGGGAGGAGCGGGAGCGGCTGGAGATCGCCCGCGAGCGGCTGGCCTTCCACCGGCACCGGCTGGAGCGCGAGCGCATGGAGCGGGAGCGGCTGGAGCGCGAGCGCATGCACGTGGAGCACGAGCGCCGGCGGGAGCAGGAGCGCATCCACCGCGAGCGCGAGGAGCTGCGGCGCCAGCAGGAGCTGCGCTACGAGCAGGAGCGGCGGCCGGCCGTCCGGAGGCCCTACGACGTGGACAGCCGGTGAGTCGGGCTGCTCTTAGCCCCCGGGGCGCTCGGGATTGGGGATGGGCTCCAGGGTCACCTGAACGGGAGAGTCTTGTTCCGGAGGTGGCATGGTACATGCTACAGCCCCGTTTGACGTCCTCTACTTCGTCCGGAACCTGGGAGGTGGTTGGTGGGGGTGGAGAAATGGTTGCACAAAGCAGCGCCTGTCTGGTGCCTCAAGTTCAGGTCTTAGTGCAGACCCCTGAGGAGGGAGCGCGGACTCGCAGAGCCACACGTGACACGCGAGGGCTAAGCAGGTGGCCGGAGACCAAAAAACGGCTCATTTGGGCCCCCTTTTTAGGCTTTGTTGTCACTGTAGTGGTTTGTTCTGGTTTATTCCAAGAACATTGTTTTGTTTCCCAGACATACTGGTGTGATGTGTGAATTCTGAAATGAGCCCCATTGATAAGAGCCTGATTTCAAACCTGCTGTTGGGAGTTGGGGGTGGTAGTCCCTGTACTGGTGCGATCCAGGCTTCTCTGCTTGCGTCCCCACTTGGGAAAAACCAGTTTGTACTCATGTGCTGTCAGCTGCACGGCTCAGAGCGGGCCCGGGTGATGGCCAGCAGGACTGCTCTTCAGGGACTTCGTGCTATTTTTGGTTTAGGACCTTTGTGCAAAATACTGATGACGGGAGTCCGTTACGGCCCTAAGTGTTTTCAAACCATGTGTTTCAAGTGCATCTCCAAGCCCTCTCACTGGTGTCTTTGCTGGGTCAAGTCCACCTCGGAGGAGAGCCCTTTTGCAAAGGAGAGCTCAGGGTCCCGCCTCTCGCTTGCTGTCCTGGTCCAGGCCGTGCACAGTTCTGGAGGGGACCCACAGGGGTGCACGTGTGCCCACTCCTGTTGGGGAAGCCGCAGCTCTTCCGTGCAGGGGACGCGGGGCATGTTGGAGGAAATAGAGCGGATCCGACGCGAGTCGGATCACGTCACCCTGCCAGCCCCCCTCAGATCACGTAGCAGAGAAGACCCCCCCCAGTAAAGTCCGTTCACATTTTGGGAAGTGACAGGAGCCAAGGACCAGTGGAGGGTCCGACTCACCAGCTCCCCGCGAGGTCACGAAGGTGGAAGAGAAGCTAGGTTCACCTCTTTTCTTCCCGTTGCAGACGCGACGATGCCTATTGGCCCGAAGCAAAGCGGGCTGCCCTGGATGAGCGCTACCACTCTGACTTCAACCGCCAGGACCGCTTCCACGACTTTGACCACAGGGACCGGGGCCGCTACCCGGACCACTCTGTCGACAGGTCAGCCGGGTCCCCTGGCCCTGtcctctctcgcttgctctctgttctctcttctaaGTGCCTGAGAACTAGGGTCAGCccttttaggctttgtgggcccaCTCGACCCATCAGAGCATGAAGTGCCTGGTTTCCATGTGGGAAGTGTTTTGTCTGGGAGGGCCTAAccaacttaatttttcttttcttaatgtttttatgtAAATTGTCTTTTTCAGGAGAGAAGGTTCAAGATCTATgatggcagaaagagaaggacaggTGAGTCAGAAACTCCAGTTGTGTCCAGCTTTGCCTTGGGATCGGTTCTATCTCCTTTGGcgtgccttctcctctctctgccgctGAGGGGGAGAAGCCATGTATCCTGGAGCCTCTCCGGGTCTTGACCCTGAGGTTCTGTCCACCTCTGAGTAAGAGCCAATAACGCCCGGTAGTCCCGACTAACGAGCTTCGGGCGCGGCTGGCAGGGCGGCGGCATGCTTGTGCCCCGCGCAGCTGAGCGCAGGCGAGTCGAGGGCGGCCTCGGGAGGCAGCTCACTCTCTGGGCCATACCCAGAGTGCCTTGCAGGGTGAGTGCGTTAGAAAACGGGCTTGATCGGCTCCTTTTTCCTGTCTTAGACTTAGTTTGAGAACTTCCCCAAAGAGCCCTGACTTCCGCAGGCTTACTTGGAAGATCATGGGGAACGAGGGGAGGATGTGGTCGGGGCATCGTCGTCATGCGAATTGCTGCCCGGTGGGCGTGCTTTCCCTGGGGCGAGCACAAACCGCTCCCgtctggctccctccctcttcctgaggGCCTGGTAGGGGCCAGCTGCCAGCCGTGGCCAGATGGAGGGGGTTCCTCTGCCCGCTCTGGGGGACTCCTCacaggattcctttttctctgctcctGGAGGTGAATCTGGGACGCAGTTAAATGTACTCCTGGTCTCCGGTTTCTCTGAAGTTGAGCGCGGTGGTTAAATGTCCACGTTCCAGACCAGAACACAGTCCCCTGGTGCCGGCACTTGGGCAGAGTGGGTGTCTCCAGCTGTGAGACTGAGGAGGCTTCCTCGCCTGCACGAGGGAGTGGGGCGGCGCGGGCTGAGAGCCATGTGAGCCGGGTCGCTCGCGTGCAGCTGCTGGTCACCGCGGGCTCCCTTGCCCACCATTAGTAGCCAGAGCACCCCTGAACCTGAAACAGGTTTTTTCCTCTTGCACACTGTCCTAAGTAAGACAGCGGTGCTGCCCTGGATGGCAGATGAGGGCAGGGGACACAGAGAGGAGCTCTGGTGCAGACTTCTGGTCTTGCTGAACCCTTATAGGGGTCGGTTGGTCGGACGGCAGAGCGTGGCTATGTGGGGAAGTATCAGGTAGAACTAGAAATGGGCCTTATGTAAAAAGTCTTTCTCTCTTAGCTTTGTGTTTTTAGAAGGCTATTGTTAAAAGattattccttgttttttttgttgttgttttgttttgttttgtttttaaagactttacttatgAGAGCGTGCACGCACACAAAGGGGAGGAGCAggttcccagtgagcagggagcctgatgtggggcttgatcgcaggacgccagggtcatgacctgagctgaaggcagatgcttaacccactgagccacccaggcgccctattgttcttttttttttttttaagattttatttatttgtcagagagagggagcgagagcgagcacaggcagacagaggcaggcagagacagagggagaagcaggcttcctgccgagcaaggagcccgatgtgggactcgatcccaggacgctgggatcatgacctgagccgacggcagctgcttaaccaactgagccacccaggcgccctattgttctttattaaatatttgtgattgtttaaaagtgaaggaaatgctgggacgcctgggtggctcagttggttggacgactgccttcggctcaggtcatgatcccggggtcccgagatcgagtcccgcatcaggctcccagctccacggggagtctgcttctctctctgaccttctcctcactcatgttctctctcactgtctctctctcaaatcaataaataaaatctttaaaaaataaagtgaaggaAATGGTTTCAATCACAAGATGaagttaaaaaattcttttttattttggttggtGTGTTTTGAAGGTTCTTTATGGAAATGTTATTCTGGGGTTTCATTTTAACAGCTCTTGCCATCTGGCAGCACTGACTTTCTTGGACCCTCTTGGGTTTTGATTTTGCTCCTAGAGAGAACAGTGCCGTATTTTGTCCATCTTCTACAGTTGAGCGAGATGTCTGCACACATTTGGGAATGAGAGGCCAGGGGAAGCGGGGTGGAGGCCCAGGTGGTTAGGGCTCCCGGGGTGGGAGCATGTGCGCTCCAGCTTCTGGGACTTCCCCGCGTGGGAGCATGCGCGCCGGCTTCCGGGAGTTCCTGTCTTAATGGTGAAGATGAGCATGGACCGGAACAGCACCAGGCGCCCGGCATACTCATCCAAGGGGCTTCGTGACCGGGATTCCTTTCTATGTCTTACTACTTAGAATGTGATCCTGGCACAAATGaccccagggccacaggttggatCTTTGGGACAGTGAGACCCTCAATGGAACCAGAGCCACTTCCCCAGCTCCCTAAGAGCCGTGGACGTTCCCAGCACTCCGGGCAGGGTGCAGGTGGAGGACGGGTGGACATTTACCTCAAACAGCTtctcctaggggtgcctgggtccgttggtgtctaactcttggttttggactCAGGTGgtatggagccccgtgttgggctcacactaagcagggagtccgtttgggattctctctctctctgctccccccaaGTCCCAcatgctcactcattctctcactcaaataaaccTTCAAAACAGGCTTTTCTTTGAATGGGAGGCTTCTTCTTCCATCCACCCTTCAGATGGCATCCGGAACGGAGGCAAGCATCCCCATGGCCTGTGCCAGCAAGCTGTTTCCACGAGCGAGGCCCCAGGGTGGCTGGTGGTGGCCTGGCCCAGGGGTGTCAGGTCCAGAATGAGTGTGGTCAGAGATCCCCAGTGGCCCTTCCGTTCTGGTGGTTCTGCAGGGCTGGAGCACAGGCACACTGCATACCGCTGTCTGTTCTTGGCGCAGGGCAGCCGCTGGGCCCGCTCTCTTCTCTCCATGGTGCCCGAGTTTTCTCTGCTTAGATTAGGGCGAATCCCAGCCCTCAGTTTCTCCATTCTGTGACTCCATTCTTCGACTTTGCTCGCTGGTCCACGGGCAAACGGGATGTGGTGGTCACGCAGGCTAAAGACCCGTGTGGCACGAGGCCATGCGTTGAGTGCTCAGCTGCACTTCCGAGCTGTCGTCATTGTCATTAGCTCGTTGCCCCAACGGCCTTGGGAGCCAGGCTCGGTACcaaagctttctttttctcccgGTTCTCTAATATCCAGCATTACCCCGAACGCCACGGAGGACCAGAGCGCCACGGGCGGGACTCCCGCGACGGGTGGGGCGGCTACGGCTCGGACAAGAGGATGAGCGAGGGCCGGGGGCTGCCTCCTCCACCCAGGTTTGTGTCCTGCACCCCGCTGCGCCTGCGCAGGCCTCACACTGCTGGCTCGGTTGGTGTGTCCAGCTCAGGACCATCGGCCTGAGGGAAAGATGGGTGCCAGCCCCAGCCCACTGGCCTCGCTTGGGCCGCCTCAGAGCCCCAAGCAGCCTCAGACCAGGAGCCGGGTCCTGCCTCCCGCAGAGCCCCGCCACTCAGGGATGGGCACTGGGCACACAGAATGCTGAACCCACCACCCCTGCTACTTGGAAAGGCAGAGAGGGGCAATCCAAATCAGAGCTCTCTTTTTCTAAGGGGCAGACGTGACTGGGGGGACCATGGCCGAAGACTAGAGGACGACCGTGCGTGGCAGGGTGCTGCCGACGGAGGCATGATAGACAGGGACCACAAGAGGTGGCAAGGTAAGCCTGGCGCTCCGCTGGGACGGTCTCTCCCTGGAGAAACATTGGAAAGCTCAAGCtgcttcttgagggcagggagAACTTTCTTGGCTCTCCCCGAGGCCACAGGGTCTCACTGACTGGCTGGACctggggagggggaaatggagggGGTTCACTTCTCTGCCCCAACTTGCCCGGGGCAGCGGGTGTGTGCGGTTCATGTGCTGATGCCTCGGCCAGGACCCGTGGGTTCTGCTTGACACAGTAGCTTGGGGAAGGGACTGGAGCCCcacgagccccacattggtgttCTTCAAACTCCACGGGCCGCGCTGAGGCGCTGTCTGGATTGGATCTCTTGTAGGTGGCGAAAGAAGTATGTCTGGTCACTCTGGGCCAGGTCACATGATGAACCGGGGAGGGATGTCAGGGTAAGGTGTCGCGTGCTGCTTGTCCCTCTTACCGCTCTCCTCCCTTGCACGGTGGCTCGCCTGGGAGAAGGTTAGAAACCGTGCGGGCCGGGCAGGTGCGGGCGTGCACAGCACTGGCTTCCGTGACCCAGGATCTGTGTTGGTCGTAGGCGCGGCAGCTTCGCCCCAGGTGGGGCGTCGCGGGGCCACGTGATCCCACGCGGTGGAATGCAGGGGGGCTTCGGAGGACAGAACCGGGGGAGCCGACCCAACGACACCCGCTTCACTCGCCGCTACTGAGTGCTCCGATCCCTGTGCTCTGTCACGTGGCTACGAGAGTCTGTTCTGTTAGGAGTTCTCTTAAACTgtgtacaatgattttttttatctgCTGCCATATTGTAGCTCAATACAAtgtgaatggttttttttttgttttttttttttgtaataaacgTGTTTCTGTTCACATACCCTTTATTTAaagtgttttctctctttatttcatcTCCTTGTGTGAATTATACTTGGTCTTGCTGAGCCATGGCTGTTCCTTCAGGAAAGGACCGAAGGAGCAGCTTTAAGGGGCTCTTAAGGGTTTTCAGAAGCCATGTGCTGACAGCGCCCCCTCCTGGGCCCTTTGCCGCACCTCCAGTATTTCTGTCCCCCAGGCTCTGTCTGTGTCCAGGATGCACCCAGTggtgcttttggtttttttaatgcaaaatacaCAGAACATGGAATTTCCCATCCTTACAGCTCGGTGGCGTTCATGTTTGCACACTGCTGTCCAGCCGTCCCCAACCTCCATCTGCAGAACCTTCCATCTTCCCTGACCCCAACTGTCCCCGGTCCGCACACCCTTGCCCCCACACCCCACGTTGACTCCTCGCATCGGGCTTTGACTCCTGAGATGTGCTACGTGGAACTGCATCCCAGTGAGTAAGACCGGATAGCCATGTACTGCCCGCCCCCCCCAGGTCAGCCAGACTCCGTCTCCAGGGGCCCTGCGGCTGTGCCCCTAGTGCCTGGAGGGAGTCCCGTCCGCCCATCTGGGGGAGCCAAGCTGGCCGGGAGGCCTGCTGCCTCTTGCTCTGGTCACCCCCCTCTCTGGGCTCCATCTTCGTCACATCAGAGTGGAGTCCAGTCCTGTCTGGGGGCAGACAGACACGTGACCCAGGCTTCAGACCGTGTGGTGGGCTACATAAACCCCTCCCGGTGGGGCCGGAGGGGTCCCTGCCCTAAACCCTAGAACCTGTACGCACAGCACCTACCATGGCAGAAGGGGCTTTGCTGCCGGGATTCAGTTAAGGATCTGGAGATGGAGGGTTAACCAGGTTGCCCAGGTGGGCCCAGGGTCCTCGTTAGGGTCCTTCTATGGGGAGCAGTGAGGCGGGGGAGCCGGAGGAGGGGCGGACAGGCAGACTGGCTGGCTTTGAAGGTGAACAGGCTGACTTGCCAAGGACTGCAGTGGCCTCTCACAGCAGGAAGAGGCTGGGACGGTAATTCCTGGAGCCTTGAGAGCCAGCCCTGTCCACACCCACACTTAACCCAGGGGGAGCCATGTTGGACTAACGGCTTCTAGATCTGTGACATAATCAGTGTGTGCGGTTTCAAGCCCGTGAACCTGTGGACCTTTGTCACAGGACTACTATATCCTCCCAGGGCGGTGGTGGTCAGCTGGAATGACTGTCCCCAGAGGACAGACACCTGCCAACCCATGGAGACATCTGGAACTGTCCCGAGTAGGGGGACAGGGTGCTGCTGGTGTTCTGGGGGTTGGGCCTCAGCCTGTGTGTTGCTGAGGTGGGGGGCTCCTGCCTCGAAGGGACCACCCACGGGGCGGTCAGGAGGCCCAAAGGGAGACTTTTCGGAGGCCGCGGCTGAGCTGTGGCCAAGACGAGCAGGAGTCAGGACGGCCAAGTGAGGGTGCGGGAGTGCTGTGCCAAGGCCAGTGGTGGAAGCCAGCTGTGTTCTGGGAACAGAGCGCTCGCAGGAGTCTGGGCTCAAGcagagggcagcagggagccaCAGGTTTCTGACTAGGGCAGTAACATGATCAGACTTGGACCTGGGGAAGCAGACggaggggacaggcagaggacCAGGGAGGTGGCCTCGGCACTGGTGACGGATTCAAGTCTGTCTGCACAAGGGAATGGAGGGGTCAAGAATGGcaccataggggcgcctgggtggctcagtgggttgaagcctctgcctttggctcaggtcgtgatctcagggtcctgggatcaagccccacctcaagctctctgcctgcctctctgcctacttgtgatctctgttaaataaataaaatcttaaaaaaaaaaaaaaaaaaaaaaagaatggcaccATAGTCTCTGGGCTAGTGGCTGGGCCCATTTGGGCAGAGGCTACACCCCATCAACCAAGCCCCAAAACACCTGGGAGGCTGAGAGCCATCCAGAAAGCAGTGTGAGCTGGTGGGCACCAACGATACAATCAAACAGCGCTTGGGGACAGTGAGTGCTGCCCTGGGGCCAGGCAGGGTGGCACAGGGAGCCATGTGACCTCCAGGTGCCACAGCGGACATGGGAGATCCACCCAGAGCCTGTTCCTGGAGAGCACAGTGACACAGGTCACTCTGGGCTCTGCCTCCCCAAACACTGCCAGCCAGGCCACCtgtcctcccccacacccctccccacacctcccttGGACACACGCCAGGGGTTCTTCCCAGGGAGCGCCTTGGGCAATGTCTTGGTTTCTGGTCTCTGCTTTCCTAGTTCGTGGGCTTCAGTGAGCTCTGTCCCCCAAACCAAGAAACATAACCCCCAGAACTCTTAGGAACAGAGGATCCCATGCCAACTCAGGGCCCTGTCGCCCAGGCCTGCTCCAGGTCTCAGCCAAGCCCACTTTCTACTATCCGTCTGTCTGGGACACAGGTTTCCTCCCACTGCCATCATGGTGGGATGCCCTCCCGGCTGGGAGTATGCCCAGGACCCGCCCACCTGGCGCTTCAGCCCAGTGGGGAGGAACATTAGGTCACCAGGCAGCTGACCCAGTGTGGGGTGGGAAAGCCTTcccaggggagcagggggagctgggAGGGCAGGACATGTGAGGGTaggggagcccccccccccactgtaaTGACCACGAAGCCTGTGGTCCCAGGAATCCCCAGATGGTGGGGAGGGTGGACTGCGGGTAGAGCAGGCAAGGGAGGGTCAGGATGAGATGACACACGGGCATCAGTGAGCTGAGCCAGATGGAGACTCAGCGGCCACAGGAACTCCTGGCCATGTAGACATGGAAGAGATGAATTGTGCCCACCCCGAGTCCCCACCTCCAGAATAACCCCACTCTGGGCTCAGCCCTCCACGAgctgagacccccccccccaacctggcCTGGCCATCAGTACTTCCCCAACCCATTCCTGGGTCCTGAGCACAGTCTATGGGGCACCAGGGCCAAGTGTCTGCTCCACACTCCCATACCAGATTGGGGACTCAGCAGGCAGGGCCCTGGACAGCGAAGAGTGAACCCATGAACCGAGGAGCTGCTGGGCACCAGAAGCCTGGGAACCCCGCGCTCTGAGCACCAGCCAGGCCACCCAAGTCCCCGGGGCCAGCACACGGGTCGGGGAGCACTTCCAAAGTCCTTTATTGGGCCGGCAAGGCCGGAGCTGCCCTTGGAGTGGGGTCCCAGTCCCAGTCTGGAGTCTCCGGGTCTGTGGCGTACCTGCCCCTGTTCCTGACCAGGGCAGGTGGCCTCTTCTGACAGGCTACTTGGTTCGCTCCTTCAGATATTCCCAGCCCTCCTTGGAGTACTCGCAGGCCTTGGAGGGGGCCACGGACAGAGCTGACATCACCGTAATGATGCCTGTGGAGAGGGAGGGCCCAGCGCCTTCAGCCCCCGGCTTTAGTCCACCGACACCGGCCCCCCGGAAACCCTAGCTCTGCAAGGCCTTTCGAGGCACCCATTCCAGCTCCATCGGTTCcacacagggaaactgaggcagaggtggGGCAGGGCCTCCTCTTGTCTGAGGTCACACGATGACCCGTCCTGAAAAGAGGATCCCTGAGATCTCTGCCCCTTTTCCTCTTTTAGATCCACGGGAGCTGCGCGGAGCAGCAAGGGGAGCGGCGGGAAGGAATGACCAGGAAGGGGCGGTAGAGGGTCCTAGACTGGGATCGGGGGCCACCCCCCAAGCACCGGGACCAGGGCCTACCTGAATTCCAGGTGTCGCGGATGTGAAAGTTAAACTTTggaggggctgggagctgggaagaGAGGCGAGAAGGGGCAGGTGAAAAGGGGAGGCCCCAGGCAgcagccccagccccttccccaggcagGGAAGGGCAGCACAAAGCCCAAGGCGGAGGGCACCAAGCAGGGCTGGAGGGACCAGGGACCAAAAGCCACCCAGGAAATGACACCCTCCTCCCACCAAGCCTCAGCCTCGCTCCCAGCCTCAGGGTACCTGGGGCATCTTCAGACCGGTCTGCTCACACACGTACTGGCTGAACTGGTACATGGCTGGGGGCACTACCTCCTCAGCCTTCTGAAGGACAGCCTGGCTCTTTTCGCTCGGCCCCAGCAGCTCCTGGTCATACACCAGGTAGACGGCACCCCCGGCCACACTGCCCTTGATGAGGAACCTGTGGTCGGGGAAGGACAGCCGCTCAGCAGCCCCTCGGCCAGTCGCGGGGAGGAGTCAGCCTCGAGGGGGCCGCAGCCCTAGCAGTGACACACCTGAGGCCAGGCAGCTCATACGACAGAAcgagccaccccccaccccccccgagCCCAGAGGCGTGCCTGGCACCTACTCTGCACAGCTCTCAACCCACCCTGCACAAAGAAAGCAGAGCTGCTCGGCCCCATTTAACTGGTaaactgaggcccggagaggAAAAGGGGTCACTCGTGATCCCGCACAGAGCAGGGAACCGTGAAGACCGGAGAGAGCCCTGGCTTTCTGCCTGCCAGCCCCAGCAGGCCCGACTTGCGCGCCACCCTCGAGGGGTTTCCGAGTGGCCCTGGTCGCTTCCTGTGTGTCATACGTCGCTTCCTGATAGGGCGCCTGTGACATGCCCACCTTACAGAGGAGGCAACTGGGGCTCCGAGGGCGCTCGGACACGATCAGGGGGCAAGCGCTCGCTGGGAGGCGGGAAGGACGCGCGACAAGCGATCTCGGGAAGGCCGTCCCcgcctgaacctcagtttccccatctgcgcGACGCGCGGGACCTGACACCACGGAATTCGGAGATCCAGTTGGGAGCAAACCAGAGCGGGTGCCCACGGGAGGGGACCTGCTCGGGGGCTCGGGGCCCGCCCTGCAACCCGACGCACCTCATCAGCGACCACACTCGGGGAACCATGGTCGCTCGGCTCCGCGCGCAAGGACACTCGGCTCGCCCGCCGCTTCCGGTGACGGCGCCGCAGCGGCCTGTGGGAAGTGTAGTCGCCCCGGTGAGTCGCAAAGGCCTGCGGGAGTCGAAGTCGCCCTACGGCTCAGGGACGCCAGAAGCGGGACCGCAGTCCCACCGCGAGGGGATCGGAAGGATTCCGAGGGGCGTGATCTTCAGCGCCCGTCTGCCGCAAAGCTGCCTGGGAAATGGAGTCAGCACCGGACCGTGGGGCGCCGGACGCCTCGCCTCGCCTCGCCGCCGAGGCTCCTGGGAAATGCAGTCCGGCCTGGCACCGCCCGGGGCGcgtgggggagaaagaggagtcAGGCGTCTAGAGTGAGACCTGAAAGTGACCCAGGAAGATTTCGGAGCCCGGGAGATCCACCCGCGCCCGCGCGGGGCACTGAGGGCCCAGGCCCAGGAAGAAGGTACCGATAACATTGTTGTCATGGCAACGCGGGGTCGGAATTGTGCGAGGGAGGCGGGGACTGAGTCACGTGATCTGACCCGGGGTGGGGCTTTCGTCGAGGGGGCGGGACCGGGAGCAGGACCCATGCCGGGAGGGGGCTAGCCGGGTGGAAGGCCGTTGCCGGGCAACGCCGGGGCACGGAGTTCTCGTAGCTAGGCCCGCCCCCTGAGGAGGTGGGCTCGGTGTCACGTGACCTGGGCCCTACGGGAGGGGGCGCGGTCGGGGGCCCGGCGGAGCTCCGAGGGGTGCGCGCCGGGTTCCCAGGTCCGGATCCAGCCTCGCCGGACTGCGAGAGAACCTGAGGCCCGAGCGGGTGAGTGCGAGATTGGGAGCGCGCAGCACGTCGTACACCCTTTTTGTCCAGAGGGGAAACTAAGGCCTGGCGAGGCCAGGGGACCAGTACGTTATGCGAGGGTCTGGTTCTCCCACGTCCTCCCCGGTCGCCGGCGGCCGcttcatccctccctccatccctccatctcTCCACCCAGACGGCCAGCCCGCCGTTCATCCGCCCCGCCCCACCTTGTCCTGCGAGGCTGCTGTGGTCAAGGTGGGAAGAGGGTCAGGTTGCGGGGCTCCACGGGCTTCCCCTGCAACGTGGGGAGAGGTGGGATGGCTGCCAGGACTGGGGAAGAGCGAGCAGTTCACCTTTCTGAGAGCGGAGAAAGATTCATAGACGGTAATGGTGGAAGGTGAGATTGGACCGATGAGCCTGGGCCAGACCCGCGAGGCACTGAGGCGAGGAGCTGGGTCTCCGTGGGGGACAGTGGCGAACCCTAACACGGTTTGGAGCAGGAAGGAGAACATCAGATTTCTTTGGAAGATCGCTTTGGCTGCCCGAAAAGCAtagggtggaaggaaggaaggagggta harbors:
- the MICOS13 gene encoding MICOS complex subunit MIC13, producing the protein MVPRVWSLMRFLIKGSVAGGAVYLVYDQELLGPSEKSQAVLQKAEEVVPPAMYQFSQYVCEQTGLKMPQLPAPPKFNFHIRDTWNSGIITVMSALSVAPSKACEYSKEGWEYLKERTK